From Pectinophora gossypiella chromosome 18, ilPecGoss1.1, whole genome shotgun sequence, one genomic window encodes:
- the LOC126374839 gene encoding uncharacterized protein LOC126374839 yields MSCSSLKPITIDLNIGDQLTSISCGHVVVEFIKFIAYQRLQIPYSYQWLKQIVNKRKMSEDDNRTEGLQSERHYRITSTALENLDFILKSLLQEISSASMPEEVCIVLGATPITCKEVYRLLLPTMCHKPQCHSSHIANDQKIQRNVFQALVTSEELSQAFFKPLPPTNTYVFIKKKTVNQDVVLNHDNFVFTSGHRIPRSSKIVIIDFRSQNAGNLSCCNEFQVFGEVINEDLVKLKIEDAPECEDYHEIESTDVAKWYESTYVMKGFKDCIVNGTSVTSSWL; encoded by the exons ATGAGTTGTTCTAGTTTAAAACCAATAACAATTGATTTAAATATCGGTGATCAATTAACATCAATATCTTGTGGTCATGTTGTTGTGGAATTTATAAAGTTCATCGCGTATCAAAGGCTTCAGATACCTTACTCATATCAATGGCTCAAACAAATCGTgaacaaaagaaaaatgagtGAAGATGATAACAGAACAGAAGGTTTACAATCTGAAAGACATTATCGAATTACTTCCACTGCTTTGGAGAAcctagattttattttaaag AGTTTACTACAAGAGATAAGCAGTGCGTCAATGCCAGAAGAGGTTTGCATAGTGTTAGGAGCTACCCCAATAACTTGCAAGGAGGTGTACAGACTACTCCTGCCTACCATGTGCCACAAGCCACAGTGTCACTCCTCACACATTGCCAATGACCAGAAGATTCAGAGAAATGTCTTCCA agCATTAGTGACATCAGAAGAATTGAGCCAAGCGTTTTTCAAGCCATTACCACCGACAAACACATATGTGTTCATAAAGAAAAAGACTGTCAACCAGGATGTTGTACTTAACCATGACAACTTTGTGTTCACAAGTGGACATCGCATCCCTCGGAGCTCTAAGATAGTCATCATAGACTTCAGAAGTCAGAATGCAGGTAACCTTTCCTGTTGTAACGAGTTTCAAGTATTTGGAGAGGTGATAAATGAGGACTTGGTAAAGTTAAAGATAGAAGACGCCCCTGAATGTGAGGATTACCACGAGATTGAATCTACTGATGTGGCAAAATGGTATGAATCTACTTATGTAATGAAGGGCTTTAAGGATTGCATAGTAAATGGCACGTCTGTAACCAGTTCATGGCTCTAA